The following proteins come from a genomic window of Paenibacillus spongiae:
- the cntE gene encoding staphylopine family metallophore export MFS transporter CntE, with the protein MRGALSWPFLRLYLLTLFYFSANAILNVIIPLKGESLGATNTTIGIIMGAYLFTTMFFRPWAGHMIQKHGPIKVLRSILIINGFALFLYTFTGLGGYLVARIMQGVCTAFFSMALQLGIIDSLPDNDRSEGISLYSLCSYMPGIVGPLLALGIWQAGDNNYFTLAMIAIAIFTGVFGFSAKMENKEAQPVPNETEQRATMFASFSQLVKNPHLFTCSVFMLAASIVFGAVTTFIPLYATQIKSGHAGIYLMLQAGTVVLTRLALRKQIPSDGKWHMSFIIAIMLILTLAAQCVSFSLAGGPIFFYVGAALMGITQALLYPTLTTYLTFVLPQMNRNVLIGLFIATADLGVSLGGIIMGPVADLFSYSSMYMICAVMGASMILFTYGRHHIVVSQDKGFQ; encoded by the coding sequence GTGAGAGGAGCACTGTCTTGGCCATTTCTGCGGTTATATCTATTAACTCTGTTCTACTTTAGCGCCAATGCTATCCTGAATGTCATTATCCCTTTGAAGGGTGAATCGCTGGGAGCCACCAATACAACGATCGGGATTATCATGGGGGCGTATTTGTTTACCACCATGTTCTTTCGGCCGTGGGCGGGCCATATGATTCAAAAGCATGGGCCGATCAAAGTGCTGCGCTCGATTCTGATAATCAATGGATTTGCCTTGTTCCTCTACACGTTTACTGGCTTAGGGGGTTATTTGGTTGCGCGCATTATGCAAGGCGTGTGTACAGCTTTTTTCTCCATGGCCTTACAGCTAGGCATTATTGATTCACTGCCGGACAACGATCGATCCGAAGGGATTTCACTCTATTCCTTATGTTCTTATATGCCGGGTATTGTTGGTCCCTTATTGGCGTTAGGCATTTGGCAAGCGGGGGATAACAATTATTTTACGTTGGCCATGATCGCAATTGCCATCTTTACAGGGGTGTTTGGATTTAGCGCCAAAATGGAAAACAAAGAGGCTCAGCCTGTTCCAAACGAGACGGAGCAGAGAGCGACGATGTTTGCGTCCTTTAGCCAGTTAGTCAAGAATCCGCATTTATTTACATGCAGCGTCTTTATGTTAGCGGCGTCCATCGTATTTGGAGCTGTTACGACGTTTATACCGCTTTACGCAACGCAGATCAAGAGCGGCCATGCGGGAATCTATCTCATGCTTCAAGCGGGTACCGTAGTCTTGACTCGTTTAGCTTTGAGAAAGCAGATTCCTTCAGACGGCAAATGGCACATGTCTTTTATCATAGCGATTATGCTTATATTAACCTTAGCGGCACAATGTGTAAGCTTTTCTTTAGCGGGTGGACCTATCTTTTTCTATGTCGGCGCAGCTCTAATGGGGATCACTCAGGCACTTCTCTATCCTACGCTAACAACGTATTTGACTTTCGTATTGCCGCAGATGAATCGCAATGTGTTAATCGGGTTATTCATTGCGACGGCCGATTTAGGCGTCTCGCTTGGCGGTATCATTATGGGCCCAGTCGCGGATCTTTTCTCTTATTCATCCATGTATATGATTTGCGCTGTCATGGGTGCGTCGATGATCTTATTCACTTATGGTCGTCATCATATCGTTGTCAGTCAAGATAAAGGGTTTCAGTGA
- a CDS encoding extracellular solute-binding protein — MKKEGLPDPQELHEKGEWNWDTFLDIAKKATKDTNGD, encoded by the coding sequence ATGAAAAAGGAGGGCCTGCCGGATCCGCAGGAATTGCATGAGAAAGGGGAATGGAATTGGGATACGTTTCTGGATATTGCGAAGAAGGCGACCAAGGATACGAACGGGGACTGA
- a CDS encoding DUF4855 domain-containing protein produces the protein MVSAKKRGFTLMLAAFMLFSLAPSAYAKQETPDPRNLAAGLSYQFSAAPYEGYPDSGNELTDGVYASMEFSDSAWQGHLRGMTREVVFDLQDFKSINAVKTHFIQDTGNGIFYPNTVSMYVSDDGVNWAPLSHKNTAIPLWLPGSPTDQTFVWDIAADGLPKEKKNAEFVYTRYVKVTFMTQVWTFLDEIEIWGIDDKAQHAVKLKPEEPAYLQPGKATGGIRNLALLYNGHYDSGAGDWTKDKIIPYISYVNTQGEPVDWLYDGILYLGIRTQDGQRDFGINAKLEDWQWYLDKTFAPQGDMQQLNEATKEAGAKLGEPKHKTKVVLMVPNPGDEVGEFGDVDGDGVMENFNSDQVGKEAAFADKQKAIDWYMHQVKQRWSEQNYSSLELTGMYWMSESANPYDENNTKIIQHTSQLVHQEKQKFFWIPNFYGKGIFAGEKLGFDAVAQQPNYFFDEPGDPSRIQDSAGLSKQYGIGVEMELDERMNSFPAFRDRYIDYLNGGVDYGYMNDAYKAYYQGNVALLDSARSNDPNNRILYDWMYQFVTKQYQKNDTNVSPETMAELVNRYIALNEIDPAFGNDLSYRLQIIKQLLDENNPSVAVTYMKDFLAHIHDPAVQAQGLISSRIASVLDSYAQVLIHAWSDGWGLSNLVLGQSYTVSKPANVNHPDSGNELTNGQFGGADFRNEQWQGHAGSDYPEERSRTITFDLGQDKSIGQIKAHFLQDAAPGIYFPKNADISVSSDGQSWGKLAAVSPTPTQHGSASAEFMKWNGAIDGVPGIPGADKVYARYVKVEFPINVWVFIDEIEVLGIDGKANGAVVLPTTP, from the coding sequence ATGGTTTCTGCCAAAAAAAGAGGTTTCACCCTCATGCTAGCCGCTTTCATGTTATTTTCACTCGCTCCAAGCGCATATGCCAAGCAAGAAACGCCTGATCCGAGAAACCTGGCTGCAGGTCTAAGCTACCAGTTCTCCGCCGCTCCTTATGAGGGCTACCCTGACTCCGGAAATGAATTGACCGATGGCGTGTACGCATCGATGGAGTTCTCGGATAGCGCCTGGCAGGGGCACCTTCGGGGAATGACCCGTGAAGTTGTATTTGACTTGCAGGATTTTAAATCGATTAACGCCGTGAAAACGCATTTTATACAGGACACGGGCAACGGTATTTTTTATCCGAATACGGTTTCCATGTACGTGTCGGATGACGGCGTGAATTGGGCGCCGCTTTCGCACAAAAACACCGCGATCCCGCTCTGGTTGCCGGGGTCACCGACAGATCAGACGTTTGTCTGGGATATTGCGGCTGACGGCTTGCCGAAAGAGAAAAAAAATGCAGAGTTCGTATATACGCGATATGTAAAAGTTACGTTCATGACCCAAGTGTGGACCTTTCTCGATGAAATCGAAATTTGGGGCATTGACGATAAAGCTCAGCACGCCGTCAAGCTGAAGCCGGAGGAGCCGGCGTACCTGCAGCCCGGCAAAGCGACGGGAGGCATCCGCAATCTTGCGCTGCTGTACAATGGACATTACGATAGCGGGGCCGGAGATTGGACGAAAGACAAGATCATCCCGTACATCAGCTACGTGAATACGCAAGGCGAACCGGTCGACTGGTTGTACGACGGCATTCTTTATCTCGGCATTAGGACGCAGGACGGGCAGAGGGATTTTGGCATCAATGCCAAGCTTGAAGATTGGCAATGGTATCTGGACAAAACGTTCGCTCCGCAGGGCGATATGCAGCAGCTCAATGAAGCGACCAAAGAGGCCGGCGCAAAATTAGGCGAACCGAAACACAAGACAAAGGTCGTGCTGATGGTTCCGAACCCGGGCGATGAGGTTGGCGAGTTCGGCGATGTTGACGGAGACGGCGTGATGGAGAACTTCAATTCGGATCAGGTCGGCAAGGAAGCGGCTTTCGCCGATAAGCAAAAAGCTATCGATTGGTATATGCATCAGGTGAAACAGCGCTGGTCCGAGCAAAATTATTCCAGCCTCGAGTTGACCGGGATGTATTGGATGAGTGAAAGCGCCAACCCCTATGATGAGAACAATACGAAGATCATCCAACATACGAGTCAGCTTGTCCATCAGGAAAAACAGAAGTTTTTCTGGATCCCTAATTTCTACGGCAAAGGCATATTCGCTGGTGAGAAGCTTGGCTTCGACGCGGTAGCGCAGCAGCCGAACTACTTCTTCGATGAGCCGGGGGATCCGTCCCGGATTCAAGATTCGGCCGGTCTTTCCAAGCAATACGGCATCGGCGTGGAGATGGAATTAGATGAACGGATGAATTCGTTTCCGGCGTTCAGGGACCGCTACATCGACTATTTGAACGGCGGCGTCGATTACGGTTATATGAACGATGCCTACAAAGCCTATTATCAAGGCAATGTCGCGCTCCTCGACAGCGCAAGAAGCAATGACCCGAATAATCGAATTCTGTACGATTGGATGTATCAATTCGTAACCAAACAGTATCAAAAGAATGATACGAACGTATCTCCGGAGACGATGGCGGAGCTTGTCAATCGTTATATCGCGTTGAACGAGATCGATCCGGCTTTTGGCAATGACTTGTCGTATCGCTTGCAGATCATCAAACAGCTCCTGGACGAAAACAATCCATCGGTTGCCGTAACGTATATGAAGGATTTTCTCGCGCATATTCACGACCCAGCCGTCCAAGCGCAAGGGTTAATATCGTCTCGAATAGCATCCGTGCTTGATTCCTACGCACAAGTTCTCATTCACGCTTGGTCGGATGGCTGGGGACTTAGCAACCTGGTTCTGGGTCAGAGTTATACGGTTTCCAAGCCTGCCAACGTTAACCATCCCGATTCCGGAAATGAGCTTACCAACGGCCAATTCGGCGGTGCGGATTTCCGTAACGAACAGTGGCAGGGACATGCAGGCAGCGACTACCCTGAGGAACGAAGCCGCACGATCACATTTGATTTGGGTCAAGACAAATCGATTGGCCAAATTAAAGCCCATTTCCTTCAGGATGCGGCACCCGGCATCTATTTCCCTAAGAACGCCGACATTTCCGTTTCATCGGATGGTCAATCCTGGGGGAAGCTGGCAGCCGTTTCCCCGACTCCGACACAACATGGCAGCGCTTCGGCCGAGTTCATGAAATGGAACGGTGCAATAGACGGCGTGCCGGGGATTCCGGGCGCAGATAAAGTGTATGCCCGTTACGTCAAAGTCGAATTCCCGATCAACGTCTGGGTATTCATCGATGAAATCGAGGTTCTCGGCATTGACGGCAAGGCGAATGGAGCCGTAGTTTTGCCGACGACGCCGTAA
- a CDS encoding IS110 family transposase, translating into MDIETAKEKHAAQAINFRGIVLTNRPIMFSNDHAGFEHLINSIRKLQNMHNLNDVVVGMESTGHYWFNLAHWLMKQGVSVVLVNPMTTKRNKEKRDNSPSKMTQRTLWSLPMQ; encoded by the coding sequence ATTGACATCGAAACTGCTAAGGAGAAACATGCTGCTCAAGCGATTAACTTTCGAGGTATTGTCCTCACCAATCGTCCCATTATGTTTTCGAACGACCATGCGGGCTTTGAGCATTTAATAAACAGTATTCGTAAATTACAGAACATGCACAACTTGAATGACGTCGTTGTGGGAATGGAGAGTACCGGTCACTACTGGTTCAATCTCGCTCATTGGTTGATGAAACAAGGTGTTTCTGTTGTCCTTGTTAATCCAATGACGACCAAACGCAATAAGGAAAAGAGAGACAACTCCCCATCAAAAATGACCCAAAGGACGCTTTGGTCATTGCCGATGCAGTGA
- a CDS encoding sensor histidine kinase: protein MSHSFLLTSALKSNANVAGSLLAGDQGPDRAGLTLWLEQKQRVVDKVFSYTGILAVVDRQGQVIASTGAGVRPPSHGTLLSAQLTNQAADHLQMYLDSQGEVKLITHESASTGVLVFIPLGATEKQADGILVMQAENFKIHPSLWLGIGVTVLLPASVIIVLCVGTAGAVFGAVTSRPLIRRFGTLADAADNWSRGDFSVLVDDPGGDEIGRLSRRLNHMAEQLRHHVQVRQEQAAMDERGRMARDLHDSIKQQLFALFMQISGAKALLLQGKEGALPRLEQAEDLLGQVQDDLTNLIHEMRPATLEGKRFPQALREQIEQWAERTGIDAVFQVQGMNPIPLQLEEALYRLTQEALSNVARHSEARAVRIQLMFEPDRTTLEISDNGRGCHVSSKIGKGVGLLSMPERLLPFGGQVSYQSEPEQGFIVTATVPDQAAGQ, encoded by the coding sequence ATGTCGCACTCATTTTTACTAACGAGTGCCTTGAAAAGCAATGCGAATGTGGCCGGTTCTTTGCTGGCAGGCGATCAAGGACCCGATCGTGCAGGCTTGACTCTTTGGCTCGAGCAGAAACAGCGAGTCGTGGACAAAGTGTTTTCTTACACGGGCATACTTGCTGTCGTTGACCGGCAAGGGCAAGTTATCGCTTCGACAGGGGCCGGCGTCCGCCCTCCGTCACATGGAACTTTGCTGTCGGCACAGCTCACAAATCAGGCAGCGGATCATTTGCAAATGTATCTCGACAGCCAGGGTGAAGTCAAGTTGATAACACATGAGAGCGCATCAACAGGAGTTCTCGTATTCATACCGCTTGGGGCAACGGAGAAGCAGGCAGATGGAATTCTCGTTATGCAAGCGGAAAACTTCAAGATTCATCCCTCGTTATGGCTTGGAATCGGCGTGACTGTCTTGCTTCCAGCCTCAGTAATCATAGTTCTATGTGTTGGAACGGCAGGCGCTGTGTTTGGTGCGGTCACTTCACGGCCACTCATCCGGAGATTCGGAACATTGGCGGATGCCGCTGACAATTGGAGTCGCGGCGATTTCTCCGTCTTGGTTGATGATCCGGGCGGAGACGAAATCGGACGGCTATCACGCCGCTTGAATCATATGGCTGAACAGCTCCGGCACCATGTGCAGGTGCGCCAAGAGCAAGCGGCTATGGACGAGAGGGGGAGAATGGCGCGTGATTTGCACGACAGCATCAAGCAGCAGTTGTTCGCGCTATTCATGCAAATTAGTGGAGCGAAAGCACTTCTCCTGCAGGGGAAAGAAGGTGCGCTCCCCAGGCTGGAACAAGCAGAGGACTTGCTGGGGCAGGTGCAGGACGATCTCACGAATCTGATCCATGAGATGCGTCCCGCCACGCTGGAAGGCAAAAGGTTTCCGCAAGCGCTGCGCGAGCAAATCGAGCAATGGGCAGAGCGAACTGGGATCGATGCTGTTTTTCAAGTCCAAGGGATGAACCCGATCCCGTTGCAGCTGGAAGAAGCCTTATACCGTCTGACACAAGAAGCGTTGTCGAATGTTGCCCGCCACAGCGAGGCGCGTGCCGTTCGTATTCAACTCATGTTTGAACCGGATAGGACGACACTGGAAATATCCGATAATGGTCGAGGGTGTCATGTCTCAAGCAAAATAGGAAAAGGGGTCGGTCTCCTTTCCATGCCTGAACGGCTCCTTCCATTCGGAGGACAGGTTAGCTACCAGAGCGAGCCGGAGCAAGGGTTTATCGTCACTGCAACGGTGCCGGACCAGGCAGCAGGACAATGA
- a CDS encoding response regulator: protein MKGTRIPMEDNIHIVLVDDHSLVRQGVRSFLETQSDLRIVGEAASGEEAEHLVANLVPDVVLMDLSMPGIGGIEAIRRIKKLSPHSQIVVLTSFQEDDYIFPALRAGALSYVLKNVQSGDLADIIRKARGGEAFLHPRVAARVVQELREERKDIPNVFNNLTDRELEVLRLIAQGNANAAIAQSLVISEQTVKGHVSNILGKLQLADRTQAAVFAWEQGVVQRKRGDV, encoded by the coding sequence GTGAAGGGAACGAGAATACCGATGGAGGATAACATTCACATTGTGCTGGTTGATGATCATAGCCTGGTGCGCCAGGGAGTTCGTTCATTTCTCGAAACGCAATCCGATTTGCGCATCGTGGGGGAAGCGGCTTCCGGAGAGGAAGCTGAACATCTTGTAGCCAATCTGGTGCCCGATGTCGTCCTGATGGATTTGTCGATGCCGGGAATTGGCGGGATTGAAGCGATCCGCCGAATAAAGAAACTCAGCCCCCATTCCCAGATTGTTGTGTTGACCTCTTTTCAGGAGGACGACTATATTTTTCCCGCTTTGCGTGCGGGAGCTCTTTCTTACGTATTAAAGAATGTCCAGTCGGGCGATCTTGCTGACATTATCCGAAAAGCGCGTGGCGGCGAAGCGTTTCTCCATCCGCGCGTGGCCGCTCGGGTAGTGCAGGAGCTTCGCGAGGAACGAAAGGATATTCCGAACGTTTTCAATAATTTAACCGATCGTGAGCTTGAAGTATTGCGCCTTATCGCCCAAGGAAACGCCAATGCAGCAATCGCGCAATCGTTGGTCATCAGCGAGCAAACAGTGAAAGGCCATGTCAGCAATATCCTTGGCAAATTGCAGCTGGCGGATCGGACCCAGGCGGCGGTCTTCGCTTGGGAACAAGGCGTCGTTCAGCGCAAGCGAGGAGATGTATAA
- a CDS encoding DUF3995 domain-containing protein encodes MHTHTQHTQTKSLVWSGYAVFIWSIVYMLPHLYWALGGTIGESLLKPDIVQHIHFDLINGIASVFLTVAGIIGLAFIYWSKGRFSSYLWLFIAWAGCSLAASHGIYGIVYRILQISGVVGLESGSIDIHEDAFVLWDLVLFEPWFLIEGILFGLLGYCFLKNARSRKFWLAACMIGIIVGLVSGIMGVRFA; translated from the coding sequence ATGCATACGCATACGCAACATACGCAAACAAAATCGTTGGTTTGGTCGGGTTACGCAGTTTTTATTTGGTCCATCGTTTATATGTTACCACACCTTTACTGGGCTTTAGGCGGCACGATAGGGGAGAGTCTACTAAAACCTGATATCGTACAACATATCCATTTTGATTTGATTAATGGGATTGCATCTGTATTTCTAACCGTTGCCGGAATCATTGGTCTTGCATTTATTTATTGGAGTAAGGGCAGATTTTCTAGTTATCTGTGGCTATTTATAGCCTGGGCAGGATGTTCGTTAGCTGCTTCGCACGGCATTTATGGAATTGTTTATAGAATACTTCAAATCAGTGGGGTAGTCGGGTTGGAATCGGGATCAATTGACATCCATGAAGATGCCTTTGTGTTGTGGGATCTAGTGCTCTTTGAACCTTGGTTTTTAATCGAGGGGATATTATTTGGCCTATTAGGGTACTGTTTCTTGAAAAACGCCCGCAGCAGAAAATTCTGGCTGGCGGCTTGCATGATCGGCATTATTGTCGGTTTGGTCTCTGGGATTATGGGTGTGCGATTTGCATAA
- a CDS encoding serine hydrolase domain-containing protein — MAQSNRGFSETGLRRMRDVLARHVESGKIPGLVALVSRYGETHVEALGTMRHDGGAPMRRDTIFRMASTSKPVAVAPVMILLDECRLRLDDPVEPWLPELADRQVLKRADGPLDETMPARRPITVRDLLTSTFGLGMDMTSLGTPIMGAILEQGLTPNLPEPMPEPDEWMRRLGALPLMHQPGERWQYHISNDLLGVLVARVTGQSFETFLCERIFDPLGMKDTGFHVSADKIDRLPPLYAPNPQTGEFIVWDEAKEGRHSQPPAFQGGGGGLSSTVDDYHAYFRMLLNHGMHGTERILSRPAVHLMTTNRLTPEQQTARNAMASNNVHVSHGQGQHGGWGFGMAVRTYRGDYASIGQFGWDGGSGTSTYADPDNQLTGILLTQVGMSSPDSARLIHDFWTTVYQAIED, encoded by the coding sequence ATGGCACAAAGCAATAGAGGCTTCTCCGAAACAGGGCTGCGCAGAATGCGCGACGTGCTGGCACGGCATGTCGAGTCCGGGAAGATTCCTGGGCTCGTCGCTCTGGTCAGCCGGTACGGTGAGACGCACGTCGAAGCGCTTGGCACGATGCGCCATGACGGTGGCGCGCCGATGCGCCGGGACACGATCTTCCGGATGGCGTCCACTTCTAAGCCGGTCGCTGTCGCGCCGGTGATGATCCTGCTCGACGAGTGCAGGCTGCGGCTGGACGACCCGGTAGAGCCGTGGCTGCCAGAACTCGCCGACCGGCAGGTGCTGAAACGGGCCGACGGCCCGCTGGACGAAACCATGCCGGCGCGGCGGCCGATCACCGTACGGGACCTGTTGACCTCCACGTTCGGGCTCGGCATGGATATGACGTCGCTGGGCACTCCGATCATGGGCGCGATCTTAGAGCAGGGGCTCACGCCCAATCTACCGGAGCCGATGCCCGAGCCGGATGAGTGGATGCGCCGCCTTGGTGCGCTTCCGCTGATGCACCAGCCCGGAGAGCGCTGGCAGTACCACATCAGCAACGATCTACTCGGCGTGCTCGTCGCCAGGGTCACGGGCCAATCGTTTGAGACGTTCCTGTGTGAACGCATCTTCGACCCCCTGGGCATGAAGGACACCGGTTTCCACGTGTCCGCCGACAAGATCGACCGGCTGCCGCCCCTCTACGCCCCCAACCCGCAGACCGGAGAGTTCATCGTGTGGGACGAGGCCAAGGAGGGACGCCACAGCCAGCCTCCGGCGTTCCAGGGCGGCGGAGGTGGACTTTCCTCCACCGTCGACGACTACCACGCCTACTTCCGGATGCTGCTGAATCATGGGATGCACGGGACCGAACGGATCCTGTCCCGGCCCGCCGTCCATCTGATGACCACCAACCGCCTCACGCCCGAGCAACAAACCGCCCGAAACGCCATGGCCAGCAACAACGTCCATGTGTCGCACGGCCAAGGGCAGCACGGCGGCTGGGGCTTCGGGATGGCGGTGCGCACCTACCGTGGTGACTACGCGTCCATCGGCCAGTTCGGCTGGGACGGCGGAAGCGGCACCTCGACCTACGCCGACCCGGACAACCAGCTCACCGGAATCCTGCTCACCCAGGTCGGGATGTCAAGCCCGGATTCAGCGCGGCTTATCCACGACTTCTGGACCACGGTCTATCAGGCAATCGAAGACTGA
- a CDS encoding class I SAM-dependent DNA methyltransferase, protein MEESVLDFYDDLAETYHLIFVDWNHAISWQGEVLSKIIHSKLASPDKVDASLLDCSCGIGTQAIGLANHGFKITATDLSPVSIERATKEAVSFGVEISFGVADFRSLEKEVSGVFDVVLSADNAVPHLLTDEDLYLAVINMYSKVKDDGVLLITMRDYDELVKEKPRATEPRIFDKGKRIVFQVWDWADDAKTYQTNHFLIQEINGQWITKHNKTRYRALLRDEFSHILRTVGFSDIEWIMPSESGYYQPIVTARKNGRLSSLT, encoded by the coding sequence GTGGAGGAATCTGTTTTAGATTTTTATGATGACCTAGCTGAAACTTACCATCTTATTTTCGTTGATTGGAATCATGCTATTTCTTGGCAGGGTGAGGTTTTAAGCAAAATCATTCATTCAAAACTCGCGAGTCCGGACAAAGTGGATGCCTCACTTTTAGACTGTTCCTGCGGTATCGGCACACAAGCAATAGGATTGGCTAATCATGGATTTAAAATAACTGCTACTGATTTGAGTCCAGTATCAATAGAAAGAGCAACAAAAGAGGCAGTATCTTTCGGAGTTGAAATAAGCTTTGGTGTAGCTGATTTTCGTTCGTTAGAAAAAGAAGTTTCCGGAGTTTTTGATGTCGTTCTTTCCGCAGATAATGCAGTTCCGCATCTTCTGACGGATGAAGATTTATATCTCGCTGTAATCAATATGTATTCTAAAGTTAAAGATGACGGAGTTCTTCTCATTACAATGAGGGATTACGATGAGCTGGTAAAAGAAAAACCTAGAGCTACAGAGCCACGCATTTTCGATAAGGGTAAACGTATTGTTTTTCAGGTTTGGGATTGGGCAGATGACGCGAAAACCTATCAGACCAACCATTTTTTAATACAAGAAATTAATGGTCAATGGATAACGAAGCATAACAAAACAAGGTACCGAGCTTTATTACGAGATGAATTTAGTCATATTTTGCGTACGGTTGGGTTCTCGGATATCGAATGGATTATGCCATCAGAATCAGGTTATTACCAGCCTATTGTTACTGCGCGAAAAAATGGTAGATTAAGCTCCCTTACATAA
- a CDS encoding NUDIX hydrolase: MAFPTHIVSAGGIVEDGNGNILLVKAHDDGWVYPGGITEVGENLLDGVIREIKEESGIDATVSHLISVVSNTAIHKWYDGVTDVPTKVMFDFVCKAAGGKLATSDETSECRWVPKENVLDLITLPAIRMRYEAYLNFNGSVNYMEYVTATTSECNVKLQRRV, encoded by the coding sequence ATGGCGTTTCCGACACATATTGTATCGGCAGGCGGAATTGTAGAAGATGGAAATGGAAATATCCTATTAGTAAAAGCCCATGACGATGGTTGGGTGTATCCTGGTGGGATAACTGAAGTTGGAGAAAACCTGTTGGATGGCGTGATTCGTGAAATCAAAGAGGAAAGTGGAATAGACGCCACTGTTAGCCATTTAATTAGCGTTGTTTCCAATACAGCGATCCATAAGTGGTATGACGGTGTGACTGATGTTCCTACGAAGGTCATGTTTGATTTCGTGTGCAAAGCTGCGGGTGGTAAGTTAGCTACTTCTGATGAAACGAGCGAGTGCAGGTGGGTTCCAAAGGAAAATGTTCTGGATTTGATTACTTTACCCGCAATCCGCATGCGTTATGAAGCATATTTGAACTTTAACGGCTCTGTGAATTATATGGAGTACGTCACTGCGACAACCTCAGAATGCAATGTCAAGCTTCAAAGGCGTGTTTAA
- a CDS encoding VOC family protein — translation MIKGFGGIFWRTKNLEVVKKWYSEVLKIEIENWNGTVIKPQLGNETIFSFFTENDSYFPTDQQVMLNFEVHNLNETIKHLEHIGVPLAKKKEISEFGKFIWIEDPEGRLVELWEK, via the coding sequence ATGATAAAAGGTTTCGGAGGAATATTTTGGAGAACTAAGAATCTTGAAGTTGTAAAAAAATGGTACAGTGAAGTGCTGAAGATTGAAATAGAAAATTGGAATGGGACTGTGATAAAACCCCAATTAGGAAATGAGACTATCTTTTCTTTCTTTACCGAGAATGACAGTTATTTTCCAACAGATCAACAAGTGATGTTAAATTTCGAAGTACATAATCTAAACGAGACTATTAAGCATCTTGAACATATTGGTGTACCTCTTGCAAAGAAAAAAGAGATTAGTGAATTTGGAAAGTTTATTTGGATTGAAGATCCTGAAGGTCGACTGGTCGAGCTTTGGGAGAAATAA